A part of Larkinella insperata genomic DNA contains:
- a CDS encoding glycoside hydrolase family 125 protein produces the protein MNRRHFLQQSAAASAGLALGAHQSFASSDPSFPTVRVAPDKRNFTSAAVERAIERVKKTVKDPELAWLFENCFPNTLDTTVQFSEAGGQPDTFVITGDIDAMWLRDSTAQVWPYLPLTKEDEPLRKLIAGVIRRQVQCIRLDPYANAFYSDPTKEGEWKKDITAMKPGLHERKWELDSLCYPIRLAYHYWQTTGDTSPFDADWADAMRQVVKTCREQQRKTDRGPYKFGRTTAWSTDTVPGDGYGNPTKPIGLIHSIFRPSDDATVFPFLVPSNWFAVVSLRQAAAMTDKIRPDAAFAKECRALADEVEKALKQYAVYTHPKYGKLYALEVDGFGNHLLQDDANVPNLISLPYLGAMPTSDPIYRNTRRFSLSADNPYYFKGKAAEGIGSPHTLVNNIWTMSLTMRALTSTDDQEILTQLRQLKKTHAGTGFMHESFDKDDPAKFTRKWFAWANTLFGELILKVVTEKPQLVSKPL, from the coding sequence ATGAATCGTCGTCATTTTCTACAACAGTCGGCTGCGGCCAGCGCGGGCCTTGCTTTGGGGGCTCACCAGTCTTTTGCGAGCAGCGACCCTTCCTTTCCAACCGTCCGGGTAGCGCCCGACAAGCGGAATTTTACCAGTGCCGCCGTGGAGCGGGCCATTGAGCGCGTGAAGAAAACCGTTAAAGATCCCGAGCTGGCCTGGTTATTTGAAAACTGCTTTCCCAACACGCTTGATACCACCGTTCAGTTCAGCGAAGCGGGCGGCCAACCCGACACCTTCGTCATCACGGGCGACATCGACGCCATGTGGCTGCGCGACAGCACCGCCCAGGTCTGGCCGTATTTGCCGCTGACCAAAGAGGATGAACCGCTGCGGAAGCTGATCGCGGGCGTTATCCGGCGGCAGGTGCAGTGCATCCGGCTCGATCCGTACGCCAACGCGTTCTACTCCGACCCCACCAAGGAGGGCGAATGGAAAAAGGACATTACCGCCATGAAGCCGGGTTTGCACGAACGGAAATGGGAGTTGGACTCGCTTTGTTACCCGATCCGGCTGGCGTATCACTACTGGCAGACCACCGGCGACACCAGCCCGTTTGATGCCGACTGGGCCGATGCGATGCGGCAGGTGGTCAAGACCTGCCGCGAACAGCAACGCAAAACCGACCGGGGACCGTATAAATTTGGCCGCACCACCGCCTGGTCGACCGATACCGTGCCGGGCGACGGCTACGGCAACCCGACCAAGCCGATTGGACTCATTCACAGCATTTTCCGCCCGTCGGACGACGCCACGGTTTTCCCGTTCCTGGTTCCCTCCAACTGGTTTGCGGTGGTGTCGCTCCGGCAGGCAGCCGCCATGACGGACAAAATCCGGCCCGATGCCGCTTTTGCGAAAGAATGCCGGGCGCTGGCCGACGAGGTTGAAAAAGCCCTGAAGCAATACGCCGTTTACACCCATCCGAAATACGGCAAGCTGTACGCGCTGGAAGTCGACGGGTTTGGTAATCACCTCCTGCAGGACGACGCCAACGTACCGAACCTGATTTCGTTGCCGTATCTGGGGGCAATGCCGACCAGCGATCCGATTTACCGCAACACCCGGCGTTTTTCACTCAGCGCCGACAACCCGTATTACTTCAAAGGGAAAGCCGCCGAAGGAATTGGCAGTCCGCACACGCTGGTGAACAACATCTGGACGATGAGCCTGACGATGCGGGCGCTGACCTCCACCGACGATCAGGAGATTCTGACCCAGCTCCGGCAACTGAAGAAAACCCACGCCGGTACGGGCTTCATGCATGAGTCGTTCGATAAAGACGATCCGGCGAAATTTACACGCAAGTGGTTTGCCTGGGCCAATACGCTATTTGGTGAGTTGATTCTGAAAGTGGTTACCGAAAAGCCCCAGTTGGTCAGTAAGCCGTTGTAA
- a CDS encoding PadR family transcriptional regulator produces the protein MRRSDLGEFEEVVLLTVAVLVPTAYSVIVAEELERETGQTVSTGAVHAALQRLEQKGYVTSTMGEATAERGGRRKRLFTVTALGGRVLQDVRSVRNRLWDRIVPQTILKWS, from the coding sequence ATGCGACGCAGTGATCTTGGCGAATTTGAAGAAGTGGTTTTACTGACGGTGGCCGTGCTGGTGCCAACGGCCTATTCGGTGATCGTTGCCGAAGAACTCGAACGGGAAACCGGCCAGACCGTTAGCACGGGGGCGGTACACGCGGCTCTGCAACGGCTGGAGCAAAAAGGCTACGTCACCTCCACGATGGGCGAGGCTACGGCCGAAAGGGGGGGACGTCGAAAGCGGCTGTTCACCGTAACAGCCCTGGGTGGGCGGGTGTTGCAGGACGTTCGTTCGGTGCGCAACCGGCTTTGGGACCGCATCGTGCCGCAGACGATTTTGAAATGGAGCTAG
- a CDS encoding ABC transporter permease, whose translation MPLPPRFADRLLNWLVAPHLREEVLGDMHERFQLRAKRSGAAQARRRYWRDLLAYLRPAFIKRQPDNYPQPTHTDMLRNYLKIAFRGLIKQKGYSSINILGLSTGMAVALLIGLWIYDELSFDRYHKNYDRIAQLWQFVSFGPEKSSYDVMPIPLAAELRTTYPDFQSVSLSVFREVILASGDRKFTKSGNYVEPTFADMMTLNLVMGSRFDAKDVNSILLSESVAQSLFGPADPLGKLVKVDNRRTVKVMGVYEDFPTNSAFRDVQFLAPWNLFLAIDPNAKSDLSQWDSNSYQIFVQLKPGADFEQVSAKIKDIRMKREDPPSYKPEFRLHPMSKWHLYRDFKDGVNTGGLITFVWLFGIIGIFVLLLACINFMNLSTARSQKRAKEVGIRKAVGSVRSQLIAQFFSESLLLAFLSFVLSILFVQLALPIFNEVAEKKITILWGNPWFWLSGVAFTVLTGLVAGSYPALYLSSFQPVNVLKGTVLLSRLAAVPRKVLVVVQFTVSVSLIIGTIIVFRQIEHAKDRSVGYNRNGLIEIRMNPELLGHYETLRHDLLKSGGVAELSASSGSVTVQYDGTTAISWRGKTPDVHPLVMANRITHDYGKTVDWQLKEGRDFSRQFSTDSSSVILNEAFVKLIGFKKPLGEIIKWNGREYRIIGVVKDMIKEDPFKPVSPSLFAVQERNVNVFNIKLAPQLATSEALARIEQVLRTYTPDTPFAYKFVDDEYAKKFGFEERIGKLAAGFAILTIFISCLGLFGLASFMAEQRTKEIGIRKVLGASVLNVWGLLSKEFVLLLLIAFCLAAPLAYYTLSGWLQNYQYRTELSWWIFAVAGLGTLVITLLTVSFQSIKAALLNPVKSLRSE comes from the coding sequence ATGCCCCTTCCGCCCCGTTTCGCCGACCGACTACTGAACTGGCTGGTGGCTCCGCACCTGCGCGAAGAGGTGCTGGGCGACATGCACGAACGGTTCCAGCTGCGGGCCAAGCGCTCGGGGGCGGCCCAGGCTCGCCGACGGTATTGGCGTGATCTGCTGGCCTACCTGCGACCGGCTTTTATCAAACGACAACCTGATAACTATCCCCAACCAACCCATACGGACATGCTACGGAATTACCTCAAAATTGCCTTTCGGGGCTTAATTAAGCAGAAAGGGTACTCCTCGATTAACATCCTGGGGCTGTCAACGGGGATGGCCGTGGCGCTGCTCATTGGCCTGTGGATCTACGATGAACTGTCCTTTGATCGGTACCACAAAAACTACGACCGCATTGCCCAGCTCTGGCAGTTTGTGTCCTTCGGGCCGGAGAAGTCGTCGTATGACGTGATGCCGATTCCGCTGGCGGCCGAACTGCGTACCACCTATCCCGATTTTCAGTCCGTCAGCTTGTCGGTTTTTCGGGAAGTAATTCTGGCGTCCGGCGACCGGAAGTTCACCAAATCCGGTAATTACGTGGAGCCGACTTTCGCCGACATGATGACGCTGAATCTGGTCATGGGCAGCCGGTTTGACGCCAAAGATGTCAATTCCATTCTGCTGTCCGAATCCGTGGCTCAATCCTTGTTTGGACCTGCCGACCCGCTCGGCAAGCTGGTTAAAGTGGATAATAGACGAACCGTCAAAGTGATGGGTGTTTATGAGGATTTTCCAACGAACAGCGCCTTTCGCGACGTGCAGTTTCTGGCGCCCTGGAATTTATTTCTGGCCATCGATCCGAACGCAAAATCGGACCTGAGCCAATGGGATTCCAACTCCTACCAGATTTTCGTTCAGCTCAAACCCGGTGCGGATTTTGAACAGGTATCCGCCAAAATCAAGGACATTCGGATGAAGCGGGAAGATCCGCCGTCATACAAACCGGAGTTCCGGCTGCACCCGATGAGCAAATGGCACCTCTACCGGGACTTCAAAGACGGTGTTAATACGGGCGGTCTGATTACGTTTGTCTGGCTGTTTGGGATCATCGGCATTTTTGTGCTGTTGCTGGCCTGCATCAATTTCATGAACCTGAGCACGGCCCGCAGCCAAAAGCGCGCCAAGGAGGTCGGCATTCGGAAAGCCGTCGGCTCGGTTCGGAGCCAGCTGATTGCCCAGTTTTTCAGCGAATCGCTGTTGCTGGCTTTTCTGTCGTTTGTGCTATCAATTCTTTTTGTTCAACTGGCCTTGCCGATTTTTAACGAGGTCGCCGAAAAAAAGATCACTATTTTATGGGGCAATCCGTGGTTCTGGCTTTCGGGGGTAGCCTTTACGGTGCTGACGGGCCTGGTTGCCGGTAGCTATCCGGCGCTCTACTTATCTTCCTTCCAACCCGTCAACGTACTGAAAGGAACCGTTTTACTCTCCCGATTGGCGGCTGTTCCGCGCAAAGTGCTGGTGGTGGTGCAGTTTACGGTTTCCGTTTCGTTGATTATTGGCACCATCATCGTTTTTCGCCAGATCGAACACGCCAAAGACCGTTCGGTGGGGTATAACCGCAACGGCTTGATCGAGATTCGGATGAATCCCGAACTGCTGGGGCATTACGAAACCCTGCGCCATGACTTGCTCAAATCCGGGGGCGTTGCGGAGCTATCGGCTTCATCAGGTTCCGTCACTGTTCAGTACGATGGAACGACTGCTATATCGTGGCGGGGAAAAACGCCGGACGTGCACCCGTTGGTAATGGCCAATCGGATCACCCACGATTACGGCAAAACCGTTGACTGGCAGCTCAAGGAAGGCCGGGACTTCTCCCGTCAATTTTCAACGGATTCGTCTTCCGTTATTTTGAATGAAGCCTTTGTTAAGCTGATCGGTTTTAAAAAGCCGCTGGGGGAAATCATCAAGTGGAACGGCCGGGAATACCGGATTATCGGAGTCGTCAAAGACATGATCAAAGAGGATCCTTTCAAACCGGTCAGTCCTTCGCTGTTCGCGGTTCAGGAGCGAAACGTCAATGTCTTCAACATCAAGCTGGCTCCTCAACTCGCCACCAGCGAGGCTCTGGCCCGCATTGAACAGGTGTTGCGGACCTACACCCCGGACACGCCGTTTGCTTATAAATTTGTGGATGATGAATACGCCAAAAAGTTCGGGTTTGAGGAGCGCATCGGCAAACTGGCGGCTGGTTTTGCAATTTTGACCATTTTTATCAGTTGCCTGGGACTATTCGGATTGGCTTCATTCATGGCCGAGCAGCGCACGAAAGAAATCGGCATCCGGAAGGTGCTGGGGGCATCGGTGCTCAACGTCTGGGGGCTGCTCTCGAAGGAGTTTGTGCTTCTGCTCCTGATTGCGTTCTGCCTGGCGGCCCCGCTGGCCTACTACACGTTGTCGGGCTGGCTTCAGAACTACCAATACCGCACCGAATTGTCCTGGTGGATTTTTGCCGTCGCGGGACTTGGCACGCTGGTTATTACCCTGCTAACGGTTAGTTTTCAAAGCATCAAAGCGGCTTTGCTGAACCCGGTCAAGTCACTGCGCTCGGAGTAA
- a CDS encoding mechanosensitive ion channel family protein — protein MIVNQGHFKYNPFRGNRLVFTSLFLFFLAFIPQLHAQKRGEKVDSLPIIPQPGIPVDSIIARLEKGHTALNDISNRTRRGFSTWLIDDRLPEVQSYVQTIRTNLRIYSKVNDMKNMLMFQVLLQDMQTQLKAWRETLSGYEKELSGMNGQLISLARDSLLVLPNDSSSRAVYFNSLKDLRQQWIQASESTNQNLTKINKMQAKVSDAYFETIELTSVVNDRIREFNARITGKETDFIWAIPKTAGSDEHLNDLVARSYEGQRDMLSYYFNRSAGNWIYMIVIGASFFIWVSRSLSVINRHGQREMVQNDLKLKYLRSIPIFSTLVVVFNFAPLFDLRPPAVYVELMQFVLLLAMTALFFRSWPRQLFRNWLAIVTLYLLVIVTRSSIIDPGIGFRLWLLVLNGISVLFGFIFLFRIRQALSLAGFVKQVSVLYIVLNALAIICNIFGRMSLAKIFTTASIYGLTQAIGLFTMVQIINEAFALQVVSGKLTSGLASRFNYAKLEVGLHRLLSVVAIIAWLIIFTNNIYVYNSIYEVVANFLATERTVGSTNFTWGNIVLFFIVLYLSSVLRKYIGYFFGETDDEIGGNITNTDSRLVMVRLFMLIGGFLFAIVASGIGLDKVTVIVGALGVGIGLGLQNIVNNLVSGIILIFDKPFQIGDFIEITNKKGRVKNIGIRSSRLLTTEGSEVIIPNGDLLSGQVINWTINHKAKRIELTIKADAEHELSMLKTVIREEIMKHPNSVKRQKPEIFLSTITADAIELKVRTWINSVNKEDQFRSEILLNIYRRFKEAGIKMM, from the coding sequence ATGATTGTAAACCAAGGTCATTTTAAATACAACCCGTTTCGAGGAAACCGTCTGGTTTTCACCAGCCTGTTTTTGTTTTTTTTAGCGTTTATCCCCCAGCTTCATGCTCAGAAGAGGGGCGAAAAAGTTGACAGCTTGCCTATTATTCCGCAACCCGGTATTCCGGTCGATAGCATCATTGCCCGGCTGGAAAAAGGGCACACGGCTCTGAACGACATCAGCAACCGCACCCGCCGGGGGTTCAGCACCTGGCTGATCGACGACCGGCTGCCGGAGGTCCAATCATACGTCCAAACGATCCGGACCAACCTGCGCATCTACAGCAAGGTGAACGACATGAAAAATATGCTCATGTTCCAGGTTCTGCTCCAGGATATGCAAACGCAGCTCAAAGCCTGGCGGGAAACGCTCTCGGGCTACGAAAAAGAGCTGTCTGGCATGAACGGACAACTTATTTCACTCGCCCGGGATTCGCTGCTGGTGCTGCCCAACGATTCCAGTTCGCGCGCGGTTTACTTCAACTCGCTCAAGGATTTGCGCCAGCAGTGGATTCAGGCCAGCGAATCGACAAACCAGAACCTGACAAAGATCAACAAGATGCAGGCCAAGGTGTCTGACGCCTACTTTGAAACCATCGAATTGACCAGTGTGGTCAACGACCGAATCCGGGAGTTTAACGCCAGAATCACCGGCAAGGAAACGGATTTTATCTGGGCCATTCCCAAAACGGCGGGTTCCGACGAACACTTGAATGATCTGGTGGCCCGCTCGTACGAAGGGCAGCGCGATATGCTCAGTTATTACTTCAACCGCAGCGCCGGTAACTGGATTTACATGATCGTCATCGGAGCATCTTTCTTCATCTGGGTATCCCGGAGCCTTTCTGTCATTAACAGGCACGGGCAACGGGAAATGGTGCAGAACGACCTGAAGTTAAAATACCTCCGGTCGATTCCCATTTTCTCGACGCTGGTCGTTGTGTTCAACTTTGCCCCGCTGTTTGACCTCCGGCCCCCGGCCGTGTACGTCGAACTCATGCAGTTTGTGTTGCTGCTGGCCATGACGGCCCTGTTTTTCCGCAGCTGGCCCCGGCAATTGTTCCGAAACTGGCTGGCCATCGTCACGCTCTACCTGCTGGTGATCGTCACCCGGTCTTCCATCATCGACCCCGGCATTGGTTTCCGGCTCTGGCTGCTGGTCCTCAACGGCATCTCCGTCTTGTTTGGTTTCATTTTCCTTTTCCGCATCCGGCAGGCCCTGTCGCTGGCGGGATTTGTCAAACAGGTTTCGGTGCTGTACATCGTTTTAAACGCCCTGGCGATCATATGCAACATTTTTGGTCGCATGAGCCTGGCGAAGATCTTTACGACGGCCTCCATTTACGGTCTGACCCAGGCCATCGGGCTTTTCACGATGGTGCAGATCATCAACGAAGCCTTCGCGCTTCAGGTAGTCAGCGGAAAACTAACCAGCGGCCTTGCCTCCCGTTTTAATTACGCGAAACTGGAAGTAGGTCTGCACCGGCTGTTGAGCGTGGTTGCCATCATCGCCTGGTTAATTATTTTCACCAACAACATTTACGTCTACAACTCGATTTACGAGGTAGTTGCCAACTTCCTGGCGACGGAGCGGACCGTAGGCAGCACCAACTTTACCTGGGGAAACATCGTCCTGTTTTTCATCGTCCTGTATCTGTCCAGCGTTCTTCGGAAGTACATCGGTTATTTCTTCGGCGAAACCGACGACGAAATTGGCGGCAACATCACCAACACCGACTCGCGGCTGGTCATGGTCCGGCTTTTCATGCTCATCGGCGGTTTTCTGTTCGCCATTGTTGCATCCGGCATTGGACTGGACAAAGTGACGGTGATTGTCGGGGCGCTGGGCGTCGGGATTGGCTTGGGGCTTCAGAATATTGTCAACAACCTGGTTTCGGGCATCATCCTGATCTTTGATAAACCGTTCCAGATCGGCGATTTTATTGAGATTACCAACAAAAAAGGGCGCGTCAAAAACATCGGCATTCGTTCCAGCCGCCTGCTGACCACCGAGGGTTCGGAAGTAATCATACCCAACGGCGATCTGCTTTCGGGACAGGTCATCAACTGGACGATCAACCACAAAGCCAAGCGCATCGAACTCACCATTAAAGCCGACGCCGAGCACGAACTGAGCATGCTCAAAACCGTAATTCGCGAAGAAATTATGAAACATCCGAATTCGGTCAAGCGGCAAAAACCCGAAATCTTTCTGTCGACGATCACCGCCGACGCCATCGAACTGAAAGTACGGACCTGGATCAACTCCGTAAATAAGGAAGACCAGTTCCGCAGCGAAATTCTGCTTAACATCTATCGCCGGTTCAAGGAAGCGGGCATCAAGATGATGTAA